In Anabas testudineus chromosome 12, fAnaTes1.2, whole genome shotgun sequence, the genomic stretch aatgaaacagatgcacactgacagtgttttctgtctAATTTACATCATTATGTGATGCAGGATACTGTGTTCCAATCTGAGTCGGCTGAATTATccagataaaacacagaataagAGGAGGCCAAGAGTAGAAATGGGAAATGCCACTCAGCAATTAGGTGCAAATTGAAGGGGCATTCATTACTCGCTGTTGCCAGGGAAACTTGTGTACTTTGGGAAAGAAATGCTCTTATCTGATTGGTGAGGCCAGAGTCTCTGTGTTCAGCGGTTGGAGAAGATCAAATTATGGAGGCACAAGGGTCTCCACAGAAGTCATGGACCTGCATATAAAAGGATGAACTTTTGGATGGCCTAAGGAGGTGAGCCAGTAATTGTAGGGCTGTTGATCTCCACAGATTGAATTTGATTCATGAATGCACATGGAGGGAcatacaatacaacaacaacaaaaaaacatattccaCCAAAACATTACGTCTTACATTAAAATTCAATGACTGCATTAGTATTCTATTGTAAAATGTCAATGTTCAGGTGACccgagacagacacagacaaaaacaatgatTAGCATTACCAAGTATTTCACATGCAAGCGTTTAAGACATTCTCtctttttggtcttttttttaaatgtgcattattGACACTATGGTGAAAAGCACTGCGGTGTCTGCCCTTATCAATGCACAGCTTACTGTATTCAACTCTGTCTCAACCCAATGGTGAAGTTGACTGTGGGTTAACACCCTAAGGAGCCAAGTTAGCGCATTTGAAAGTCTTCCAGCTGTCCCAAGGACAGCTGCAAAGACCACTGCATTCTTAACCATGTCAGGGTTACTCTGCGATGTCCCTGATACTTAGTGTGACTGGGTCACACACTGCACCATTCCAGCATACTTATCATTCTGTTTTATGGTTCGTACCGTTTTTGTTGTATAGTTTGAACCACACCAGGCAGGTTAGAACCCAAGTTACAGCTTAAAGAGAAACTGTTAGCAGTAAGATTGATATTTCTTTCCACCTCATTCAGTTTTCGTGCTTGGGCAGCAATCTTTAGGCCTAAACTGCTTCATCTGAGCCATCTTCCATCTATGCTATCCAAACCCTAGAGgtgaacctctgtctcctcctgggAAAGACTGAAGTGTGCAAAATGCAGCCCAACTGAGATCAGATAAAACACAACACCTGGCCTGACATGCATGACATAACCCAAACATACATTCACATATGAATGCAGgcagagaagaaataaataagatttaaCATATTAATAGAACAGAGTAATCATTGCCATATAAATTAAGACTACACTGCAGcaagtttaaaaagaaactgattAATTCTCAGTTTAGGTTAAGGTGACAAGATTTCTGTGACCACAGAGAAGAGTTCATGCCATTTTAATGAATCACTATGAGTGGACATGCTCTAAAAAGGCTTTAGCTATGACTCAGCAAGCGAGATGCTGCTTTTATCAGAAGAACAGAAGCACAGCCGGTCTTTTACAGCATTTAGTGTACAGCTGAACGTGACAGTGTTCTTTCGGAAGCGTTGAATCCACGGAAAACACTGAATACTGCCGCTGTGTACACTGCGTTAGTTAACTGGCACTCAGCGGACATTAATGCGTAGCTGCGAAACAGCAAACATGTAAGGTCGTGACCCAGAGGCACCTCGACCCCCTGACCACGCACAGATGCCCTCCATCCTCCTCAACCTCAGCTGGTGTTGGTCATCAACACCTCGTGGCTTGCAGTGACAGCAAACTGCCAAAGCCGTCATAAGAGGAACACTCAAAGGTTATTTCTGTGTCAAAGCTGTTAGATGCATGTctttaaaagaagaataaaaaagataCAAGAGGTCAAATAAAAGAGCTTATTAGAGGATAGGAAGGCGGGAGTTGCTCCTTCATTGTGCCTTTTATAAATCAGCCGTGCTCAGTCTGATTTTCGTTCTGTTCTACAGCACTCCAATCATTACACTCTCCCTCCTTCAATCTAAATAGGACATCCATCATGCTATACATTGCAGTCTCTGTAAAAAGagcattttttccttttttattatagagaaaaataaaaacggCAATACAGATCCTCACAAGCCTGTCATGAGTAAATGGGGAAAAATACAGATTGTGTGATATGTTTGCAGTCCATAAACGGCAGCACAAAAGCCTGATATGCCAACAAGGTTGGGGTTTGTGCCTCATATTAacaagcagcagtttgtttggtttgtttgcgttagctactgtactgtatttctgaGCTTTCCAGTGAAGTGGCCAGCTGCGTGCGTCTTCGGCATCTTTGCAACATCAAAATGAATGCGGTCGCCTGTACATCACTGCTCAGTGTCTCTTTTAGAGAAATGAATGTGTGCTTCTTCACAGTTGGACTCCAGTAGATGATGCAAAACAGGGAAATCTGTGGAAAAGAGGATAACAACTTGTTAAACACGCTAATAAGATGTATAAAGATGCCCTGAAACAAACTCTGATTAAcagctgaaatgtgtgttttggacTTTTCCATGTATATAAGACGCTTAAAACCAAAAATGAACTCACAAAATAACCTAACAATccttttgtatttgtttctttgggATGGACAGAGAACCTGTTTGACGCCCATATCTGAAATGATTTTGTATTCAGTTAAATTATATTCACTTGCTGTGATATAACACAACTCCAGCAGTAACTGCAGCATAAGTGACAACGGGAATTCAATTACACCTCTGTTACAGtctgaacaagacaaaaacaaaaaactataaGAATCTAAATGACTTCCTGTATTACATTACAATTGACAGGCACAGTATTGCTTATTTGTTCACACACTATCTCTGCATCTATCTACTATGTTTCCTCAGTAAAGTCTGGCTTTCGTCCAGCTTCTTATCTCCCCCACAGCCTGCTACACTTTTCACATCTGAGAGCATGTTACGCTCAGAATTTCATTCTGACCTTTCCAGTTTTTGAAGCTTTTACTTAATATGTACTTATCTGTATTGCACAGATGGTCACAGGCCTATCAGCCTTGTACGTGTCTAATGTGGATGTAATATCATTAGCAATCTCTGTCTCTTGGAGGTGGATCTTCCCCTTACTGTTCTGTGCTGGAGGACATAGATGTGATGAGCAAACAAATAAACCTTGAAGAGCACTTTCTACCCCGTTGAAATCTGATTAGGAAATTGCAGATTAAAATTCAGAAAATGACCAAAGTACTGGATCCTAAACTAGTTTGTTGGTAAAATTCAGTTGCATAAGATTatagttaaatatttaacattgttATAGAGCTTTCATACAGCAAAACTACTGTGTGacttgtttgtgctgtttttaaaggggAACACTCTTGAATTATTCCCCTGGGAGGAAAAACTAAGTGAGAACCTTGTTTTTCTCACACAGCTACAATATCCTTCTGTGAGGTCTAACGCACTTCCTTCTCCTTTCATTCCTAAACAGTCAGCCTGTCTTTTCCATTCCtccacattttttcttttctctgctttcaGTGAGAACACTGTCAGTAGCCATGACAGGCGGGCACACTAAAACAAAATCTGTATTAAATCAGTGGCAGACTTACATCCTTTACTGAGCAATGTGTTTCTCAGAGCTTAGAGATGTTCAAACCTTCAATGTAGTGTAACGTTTTCGAGATGAgtcagagaagagaaagggaaTAATAagtctttaaaaatatttcatgtgGTAGAGAGGAAGAACATCACAGTATCACAGCAGTGAAGCTACTCTGTGCTGCTTCCTGGCATTATCAAACAGGAGTCGGTGCTGGACAGCTGGGGAGTCAAACTACGTCTTCGCTTTCTGAGGATCTGAAGGCTGCCTGCTAATACAGCAAAATGAAAAGGACTTCCTGCATGGCTATGCGTGGCCACATCGGTGTAGGGTTTGTGCAATGTGATGTGACTGTGACCCCGCAGCTTCCAGAATTCAGCAAGATCAGGTTTGCCAGCTGAGTAGCCATGCTCCACATATGTCTTGCTTGTTTATCATCAGAGTGGGAGAGCAGGGTTAAACCGAGGCCAAGAAGACAGAGATGGGGCCAGAAGAGGCTAAGAGGCTATGTTTGACAGCAAATTTTCAGAGCAAGACTACACTATTAGGGATGGTTTCACTTCCCCTGCTGCCACTATCAGTCACCTTTATTTGTAACTGATGATGAATGCCTTTCGACACCAAGTAAGTCGCCGGCTACCTCCATCTCACCCAGCGTAAAGACCATAACCTCATCAAAGGAAGGCGACTCAGAGTGGATTATGCTCGCCAGGGTGTTGTTGCCTGCTGGCGTGTGACTTGTCTAATTGGCAGACCCGCTTTCCCTCTTAGAGTGATTTCTCCCACAGGAGCAATAAAAGTATCCTATTCTCTTTCAATTACCCTTTCTGTCCTTCGGCCCATCCCCACAGCTACATAACTCACTTAACTAATGCACACAAGTCCCTATCTACCCCCCCCCCACTGGTTCACCCTCCCACCACTaaatcttcctcctctcctcggCTGAGATGACGACCTAGCCTGTCACAGTTTCCTTTTTCTGAAAATCTAAAAGCCGCAGTTAGCTAATATTGCATGTAACAGACTTTCGACCCAACTCGTTGGCAGATGtagttatttacattttcatagtTCATACTTTCTActattaattaatgtttaacttTGCAATGTATGTTTGCCAGAGCTGATGGAACACTTCcaaacatgttgtgttgtgtttatgtgaaaaagACATATCAGCAAGTGCTGTATATTGTTagatattattaaattaaagataGGACAGATGCCTATATTACCTACAATGCCTAACCCAATGATTTTCAACTTTAAGCAAAGATGACAAGCACCTTAAGGCAAAGAGACATGAAAAGTCAAACTTACCTCATGGAAAAGATCTATGTAGTTTAGAAGATTTGGGGCTCAAGCAGGCAGGTGTTTCCAGGTGCTGACGAAAGCAGTGGGAATGAGTGAGTATGGCACAGTGGTGATGCTGTTCCAAGCATCCAGTGTAGGGTCGTAGCAGTCCAGAGTTTTACACCGCTGTGTGCCAAAGTACCCACCCACCACATACAGTTTGTTACCAGATGCCACAGCTTGGCAGCTCATTCGCTTGGCCGTCACATCGCCCACTTTAGTCCACTGGTAGCTCTCGCTGCTGAACTTATAAGCTGAGCATGCTGAGAACTCCGTATCCCCACCCATGACAAAGATCTGGTTtcccagcacagcagcagctgtgtagCGCCATGGTTGCGGGCAGGATGCGGGCACAGTCCATCGATTCTCCTGTGGATCATAGCATTGCACCTTGGGCAGCTTGTCATGGGTGACGCTGGTTCCTCCAAAGGCAAAGAGTTTGAGTTTGACGCTGACAACTGCTGCATTGCTCACGCCTTCTCTCAAAGGAGCCACCATGGTCCACTTGTTTGCCGCTGGATCAAACTGCTCCACCTGTTTCAGAGACACTGACGGAGAAGCTGGGAGGCAGCCTGTTGCTGCGGTGTGACCTCCTACTACATATAGGCAGTGTTTCAACTCTGCTGAACCATGGCCAAATCTGGCAATGAGCATGGGAGCAGCTTTGGACCACTCCTCATGGACGGTGTCGTAGACCCATACATCTTTGGACACACCATTTTCAGAACCTCTCCCACCAGTGATGTATACCTTACAGCCAATGGCACAGGCACTGAACTCTTTCCTGGGGCTGGGGATGTCAGCCTTGGGGATGATTTCTTTGGCCTTCTGGTCCACCAGGTACAACTTGTCACACATGAAAGTCTGCCCTCCCAGAAGAAAGAGGGCATGGCTAGTTTTTCTTGGTCGAGCACATGGGCTGTTAACAACTCCATCATTCTGCAGGATCTTCAGCTTGCAGCGGATAGCTTCATCCACCAGCTCCTTGCTCTTGGGCTGGGCGTTGATCAACTCTTCTGTTGAGACATTCTCCATTAGGAAGATGGCGGGCAGCAGAGCGAGGCGAACTGTCCTCAGGAGCTCTGGAAGGTGGCAGTGTCTCCTCTCCAGGTCATAATTGATCCAGTTAAGGGCAGCTTCATAAACCAGTCTCTCATCTTCTGTCTCTAGCTCCTCGTGTGACAAAAGCTGCACCACCATATCTTTGGGCAGTTGGAGGAAGTCCTCTGTCTTGCAAATAGCAGGGAAGTTGCTCAGGCACATGCCCCAGGAGAGCTCTGACAGCTTGGTACACTGGTGGGCGTCAGACAGC encodes the following:
- the enc1 gene encoding ectoderm-neural cortex protein 1, with the translated sequence MKMSVCVHENRKSRASTGSMNIYLFHKSSYADSVLMHLNSLRQQRLFTDVLLHAGSRSFPCHRAVLAACSRYFEAMFSGGLRESQASEVDFRDSIHPEVLELLLDYAYSSRVVINEENAESLLEAGDMLEFQDIRDACAEFLERNLHPSNCLGMLLLSDAHQCTKLSELSWGMCLSNFPAICKTEDFLQLPKDMVVQLLSHEELETEDERLVYEAALNWINYDLERRHCHLPELLRTVRLALLPAIFLMENVSTEELINAQPKSKELVDEAIRCKLKILQNDGVVNSPCARPRKTSHALFLLGGQTFMCDKLYLVDQKAKEIIPKADIPSPRKEFSACAIGCKVYITGGRGSENGVSKDVWVYDTVHEEWSKAAPMLIARFGHGSAELKHCLYVVGGHTAATGCLPASPSVSLKQVEQFDPAANKWTMVAPLREGVSNAAVVSVKLKLFAFGGTSVTHDKLPKVQCYDPQENRWTVPASCPQPWRYTAAAVLGNQIFVMGGDTEFSACSAYKFSSESYQWTKVGDVTAKRMSCQAVASGNKLYVVGGYFGTQRCKTLDCYDPTLDAWNSITTVPYSLIPTAFVSTWKHLPA